One genomic window of Catenulispora sp. EB89 includes the following:
- a CDS encoding GntP family permease, which translates to MHGFVHWLQHDTGGLLTLCGCSIALLLFLIIKIKLEPFIALIAASLVLALAAGLPVSTIVGTALVSNKSLLETGFGSILGHSAAIIGLGTIFGALLERSGGADVLAARLQAAFGERGAPLAMGLTGLIFGIPVFFDVGIFVLAPLVYVAARRGGHSLVVYALPMLAGLSMTHAFLPPHPGPVAVTGLLGVSLGWMLIMGLICGLPAFLVAGVAWGSWIGKRVIIAVPEMDGRSGDGDQVAALSEEAAVETDAAVGRKAPRLSMIIGLIAVPLVLILGATFGTVYLKKSSALPVLTFLGTPSVALTIAVLLAFWLLGTRRGFSRAELAELSSNSLRPVAMILLVIGAGSFFGAVITATGVGKALSQSLTTAGLPLILLAYVISCGMRLAQGSATVAIVTTGGIVAPLVEKGHFAQPHIALIAVAISAGSIIASHVNDGGFWIVSRYFNMTVKDTLRTWTVLETILSVVGFTAAGLLSLAI; encoded by the coding sequence GTGCACGGCTTCGTCCATTGGCTGCAGCACGACACCGGCGGCCTGCTCACGCTCTGCGGATGCTCCATAGCCCTGCTGCTGTTCCTCATCATCAAGATCAAGCTCGAACCCTTCATCGCCCTGATCGCCGCCAGCCTGGTGCTCGCGCTGGCGGCCGGGCTCCCGGTCTCGACGATCGTCGGGACCGCGCTGGTCAGCAACAAGTCGTTGCTGGAGACCGGATTCGGCTCGATCCTCGGCCACAGCGCGGCGATCATCGGGCTCGGCACGATCTTCGGCGCGCTGCTCGAGCGCTCCGGCGGGGCCGACGTGCTGGCCGCGCGGCTGCAGGCGGCCTTCGGGGAGCGGGGCGCGCCGCTGGCGATGGGGCTGACCGGCCTCATCTTCGGCATCCCGGTGTTCTTCGACGTCGGCATCTTCGTGCTGGCGCCGCTGGTCTACGTCGCGGCCCGGCGCGGCGGCCACTCGCTGGTGGTCTACGCGCTCCCGATGCTCGCCGGCCTGTCGATGACGCACGCGTTCCTGCCGCCGCACCCCGGCCCGGTCGCCGTCACCGGGCTGCTCGGCGTCAGCCTCGGGTGGATGCTCATCATGGGGCTGATCTGCGGCCTGCCGGCGTTTCTGGTGGCCGGGGTGGCGTGGGGCAGCTGGATCGGCAAGCGGGTGATCATCGCCGTGCCCGAGATGGACGGCCGGAGTGGCGATGGCGATCAGGTGGCCGCGCTGTCGGAAGAGGCCGCCGTGGAGACAGACGCAGCAGTGGGGCGCAAGGCTCCGCGGTTGTCGATGATCATCGGTCTCATCGCGGTGCCGTTGGTGCTGATCCTCGGTGCGACGTTCGGGACCGTCTATCTGAAGAAGAGCTCGGCGCTGCCGGTGCTCACGTTCCTCGGCACCCCCTCGGTGGCGCTGACCATCGCCGTCCTGCTGGCCTTCTGGCTGCTCGGGACGCGGCGCGGATTCAGCCGCGCGGAGCTGGCCGAGCTCAGCTCGAACTCGCTGCGTCCGGTGGCGATGATCCTGCTCGTGATCGGGGCGGGCAGCTTCTTCGGCGCCGTGATCACCGCGACCGGCGTCGGCAAGGCCCTGTCCCAGTCGCTGACCACGGCCGGCCTCCCGCTGATCCTCCTGGCCTACGTCATCAGCTGCGGCATGCGCCTGGCGCAGGGGTCCGCCACGGTCGCGATCGTCACGACCGGCGGCATCGTCGCGCCGCTGGTGGAGAAGGGCCATTTCGCACAGCCGCACATCGCGCTGATCGCGGTGGCCATCTCGGCCGGATCGATCATCGCCTCGCATGTGAACGACGGCGGGTTCTGGATCGTCTCGCGGTACTTCAACATGACCGTCAAGGACACGCTGCGGACGTGGACCGTGCTGGAGACGATCCTGTCAGTGGTCGGATTCACCGCAGCAGGGCTGCTCAGCCTGGCGATCTGA
- a CDS encoding methylmalonyl-CoA mutase family protein — protein sequence MTPSATQFPAADREQWQRLVAGVLAKSGKQGLDGAAAEAALSTRLDDGLTVLPLYTAGEALPEPGPPGFAPYVRGTRPQGAVLDGWDIRQYHADPDPRRTNEAVLADLENGVTSVWLEVGERGTAIDALPTVLDGVLLDLAAVVLDAGADFREAARRLFALYDERGLPAGSAGAGSNIGADPLGLLARTGSDAQTEELLRSAAELAVDTARDRPGVRTLMVDALAYHDAGATAAQELGSALATAVAYLRELTAAGLSVPAAAAQLEFRFAATADQFLTVAKLRAARLLWARVLQASGSPEAAGELRLHAVTSSVMMTERDPWVNMLRTTVACLAAGVGGAQSVTVLPFDAAVGLPDDFARRIARNTQSILLDESHLGRVVDPAGGSWYVEQLTRDVARAAWSWFQEIERAAGLREALASGLVAERIGAAWEKRGKDIARRREPILGVSEFPHLGEERLVRPAAPAPRGSGLPVVRRSEAFEELRARSDAQLAASGTRPRMALIGLGTEAVYSARSSFAANLFQAGGIETVVVPVPNGAGSDAGIDAGIDAEALVKALADSGARVACLCSSDAVYAEQAAAAAGVLREAGIGRVSLAGRPGEREEEYRSAGIDEFVYVGCDVLAALRAAYAEIGAS from the coding sequence ATGACACCGTCGGCCACGCAGTTCCCGGCGGCGGATCGCGAGCAGTGGCAGCGTCTGGTAGCCGGGGTCCTGGCGAAGTCCGGCAAGCAGGGCTTGGACGGCGCCGCCGCCGAGGCCGCGCTGAGCACCCGGCTCGACGACGGCCTGACCGTCCTGCCGCTGTACACCGCCGGCGAAGCGCTCCCCGAGCCGGGCCCGCCGGGGTTCGCGCCGTACGTCCGGGGCACCCGGCCGCAGGGCGCGGTGCTCGACGGCTGGGACATCCGGCAGTACCACGCGGATCCGGACCCTCGGCGGACCAACGAGGCCGTGCTGGCCGACCTGGAGAACGGCGTCACGTCGGTCTGGCTCGAAGTCGGCGAGCGCGGGACGGCGATCGACGCGCTGCCGACAGTGCTGGACGGCGTCCTTCTCGACCTGGCCGCCGTCGTCCTCGACGCCGGAGCGGACTTCCGCGAGGCGGCGCGCCGGTTGTTCGCGCTGTACGACGAGCGCGGCCTGCCTGCCGGATCGGCCGGCGCCGGCAGCAACATCGGCGCCGATCCGCTCGGGCTGCTGGCTCGCACCGGCTCCGATGCGCAGACCGAGGAGCTGCTGCGGTCTGCGGCCGAGCTGGCCGTCGACACCGCGCGGGACCGGCCCGGTGTTCGTACCCTGATGGTGGACGCCCTCGCCTATCACGACGCGGGGGCCACCGCGGCGCAGGAGCTCGGCAGCGCCCTGGCCACGGCCGTCGCTTATCTCAGGGAGCTGACTGCGGCCGGACTTTCGGTGCCGGCCGCGGCGGCGCAGCTGGAGTTCCGCTTCGCCGCGACCGCCGACCAGTTCCTCACCGTCGCCAAGCTCCGCGCCGCCCGACTGCTGTGGGCCCGGGTCCTGCAGGCCAGCGGATCCCCCGAGGCGGCCGGCGAGCTGCGGCTGCACGCGGTGACCTCGTCGGTGATGATGACCGAGCGCGATCCGTGGGTGAACATGCTGCGCACCACGGTGGCCTGCCTGGCGGCGGGCGTCGGAGGCGCGCAGTCGGTGACGGTGCTGCCGTTCGACGCCGCCGTCGGCCTGCCCGACGACTTCGCCCGCCGCATCGCCCGCAACACCCAGTCGATCCTGCTGGACGAGTCGCACCTGGGCCGGGTCGTCGACCCGGCCGGCGGGTCCTGGTACGTCGAGCAGCTGACGCGCGACGTGGCGCGGGCCGCCTGGAGCTGGTTCCAGGAGATCGAGCGCGCCGCGGGTCTGCGCGAGGCGCTGGCCTCCGGACTGGTCGCCGAGCGGATCGGCGCGGCGTGGGAGAAGCGCGGCAAGGACATCGCACGGCGCCGCGAGCCGATTCTGGGCGTGAGCGAGTTCCCGCACCTCGGTGAGGAGCGGCTGGTCCGGCCGGCGGCGCCTGCTCCGCGCGGCAGCGGGTTGCCGGTCGTGCGGCGTTCTGAAGCTTTCGAGGAGTTGCGCGCGCGATCGGATGCGCAGCTCGCGGCGAGTGGGACGCGTCCGAGGATGGCGCTGATCGGGCTGGGTACCGAGGCGGTGTATTCGGCACGGTCCTCGTTCGCGGCGAACCTGTTCCAGGCCGGCGGCATCGAGACGGTTGTCGTGCCGGTACCGAACGGGGCAGGCAGCGATGCCGGTATCGACGCCGGTATCGACGCCGAAGCCCTGGTCAAGGCGCTCGCCGACAGCGGCGCGCGAGTCGCCTGCCTGTGTTCCAGCGACGCCGTGTACGCCGAGCAGGCAGCCGCCGCGGCCGGAGTTCTCCGCGAGGCCGGGATCGGCCGGGTCTCGTTGGCGGGACGGCCCGGCGAGCGGGAAGAGGAATACCGGAGCGCCGGTATCGACGAGTTCGTATATGTGGGCTGCGACGTGCTCGCCGCGCTGCGTGCCGCCTACGCCGAGATCGGAGCGTCCTGA
- the metE gene encoding 5-methyltetrahydropteroyltriglutamate--homocysteine S-methyltransferase, producing the protein MTRKTTTRTTAARATVYGYPRQGCNRELKKAVEGYWHGRVSAEALHQTASDLRRENWRQLAEAGIDEVPSGDFSLYDHVLDTSVMVGAIPPRHRAAVAANPLDGYFAMARGTQDTAPLEMTKWFDTNYHYLVPELGPDTVFTADAGKQVAEFKEATALGHTARPVLLGPVSYLLLAKPVLGASPLFEPVNLINRLLPVYAEILADLRAAGAQWVQLDEPALVQDQPEEILRTAARAYLDLGRLTDRPKILAASYFDRLGAALPVLAQAPIEGLALDFTGPAAANLDALAAIGGLPGKRLVAGVVNGRNVWINDLAASLSTLGTLLGLADRVDVAASCSLLHVPLDAEAERGLDPQIARWLAFARQKTAELAVLARGLSQGTDTIAAELAANRADLASRAGSAVTGDPEVRTRAASVTDAHIHRSQPYAERTAAQRARLALPPLPTTTIGSFPQTDELRAARAGLRAGRIDDAAYRERIEAEIREVVGFQERVGLDVLVHGEAERNDMVQYFAEQLVGYLATRHGWVQSYGTRYVRPPILAGDISRPAPMTVRWTSYAQSLTAKPVKGMLTGPVTMLAWSFVRDDQPLADTARQVALALRDEVADLEAAGTAVIQVDEPALRETLPLRAADRPAYLAWATEAFRLATAGVRPETQIHTHMCYAEFGDILAAIDDLDADVISLEAARSHLRVAGELAAAEYPREVGPGVYDIHSPRIPSASEVAELLRTGLRAVPADRLWVNPDCGLKTRGWPEVRSALAHLVAAARGVREEVTPRPSGVSLATAEER; encoded by the coding sequence TTGACCCGCAAGACCACCACCAGGACGACAGCCGCACGCGCCACCGTGTACGGCTACCCGCGCCAGGGCTGCAACCGGGAGCTGAAGAAGGCCGTCGAAGGGTACTGGCACGGCCGCGTCAGCGCGGAAGCGCTGCACCAGACCGCATCCGACCTGCGACGGGAGAACTGGCGCCAGCTCGCCGAGGCCGGCATCGACGAGGTGCCCAGCGGCGACTTCTCGCTCTACGACCACGTCCTGGACACCAGCGTCATGGTCGGCGCGATCCCGCCGCGGCACCGGGCCGCCGTGGCCGCGAATCCGCTCGACGGCTACTTCGCGATGGCCCGTGGGACGCAGGACACCGCGCCCCTGGAGATGACCAAGTGGTTCGACACCAACTACCACTACCTGGTCCCCGAGCTCGGGCCCGACACCGTCTTCACCGCTGATGCCGGCAAGCAGGTCGCCGAGTTCAAGGAGGCGACGGCGCTCGGCCACACCGCGCGGCCGGTGCTCCTCGGCCCGGTCAGCTACCTGCTGCTGGCCAAGCCGGTGCTCGGCGCCTCGCCGCTGTTCGAGCCGGTCAACCTGATCAACCGCCTGCTGCCGGTCTACGCCGAGATCCTCGCCGACCTGCGCGCCGCCGGGGCCCAGTGGGTCCAGCTCGACGAGCCCGCCCTGGTCCAGGACCAGCCCGAGGAGATCCTGCGCACCGCCGCGCGCGCCTACCTCGACCTCGGCCGCCTCACCGACCGGCCGAAGATCCTCGCCGCCTCCTACTTCGACCGGCTCGGCGCGGCGTTGCCGGTGCTCGCGCAGGCCCCGATCGAGGGCCTGGCGCTGGACTTCACCGGTCCGGCCGCCGCGAACCTGGACGCCCTGGCGGCGATCGGCGGCCTGCCGGGCAAGCGGCTGGTGGCCGGGGTCGTGAACGGCCGCAACGTGTGGATCAACGACCTCGCCGCCTCGCTGTCGACGCTGGGCACGCTGCTCGGTCTGGCCGACCGTGTGGACGTCGCGGCCTCCTGCTCGCTCCTGCACGTGCCGCTGGACGCCGAGGCCGAACGCGGCCTGGACCCGCAGATCGCCCGCTGGCTCGCCTTCGCCCGGCAGAAGACCGCCGAGCTCGCCGTGCTGGCCCGAGGCCTGTCGCAGGGCACGGACACGATCGCCGCCGAGCTCGCGGCCAACCGGGCCGACCTGGCCTCCCGGGCCGGATCGGCGGTGACCGGTGACCCGGAGGTACGGACACGCGCTGCATCCGTTACGGACGCTCACATCCACCGTTCCCAGCCGTACGCCGAACGCACCGCCGCCCAGCGGGCCCGGCTGGCGCTGCCACCGCTGCCGACGACCACGATCGGCTCGTTCCCGCAGACCGACGAGCTGCGCGCGGCCCGGGCCGGCCTGCGCGCCGGCCGCATCGACGACGCCGCCTACCGGGAGCGGATCGAGGCCGAGATCCGCGAGGTCGTGGGCTTCCAGGAACGGGTCGGGCTCGACGTCCTGGTGCACGGCGAGGCCGAACGCAACGACATGGTCCAGTACTTCGCCGAGCAGCTGGTCGGCTATCTGGCCACGCGGCACGGCTGGGTCCAGTCCTACGGCACCCGCTACGTCCGGCCACCGATCCTGGCCGGCGACATCTCGCGCCCGGCCCCGATGACCGTCCGCTGGACGAGCTACGCGCAGTCGCTGACGGCCAAGCCGGTCAAGGGCATGCTCACCGGCCCGGTGACGATGCTCGCCTGGTCCTTCGTCCGCGACGACCAGCCGCTCGCCGACACCGCCCGGCAGGTGGCCCTCGCGCTGCGCGACGAGGTGGCCGACCTGGAGGCGGCCGGGACCGCGGTGATCCAGGTCGACGAGCCGGCGCTGCGCGAGACGCTGCCGCTGCGCGCCGCCGACCGTCCGGCGTACCTGGCGTGGGCGACCGAGGCGTTCCGGCTGGCCACCGCCGGCGTCCGGCCGGAGACGCAGATCCACACGCACATGTGCTACGCCGAGTTCGGCGACATCCTGGCCGCCATCGACGACCTCGACGCCGACGTCATCAGCCTGGAGGCGGCGCGCTCGCACCTGCGGGTGGCCGGCGAGCTGGCCGCCGCCGAGTACCCGCGCGAGGTCGGGCCCGGCGTCTACGACATCCACTCGCCGCGCATCCCGAGCGCTTCGGAGGTGGCCGAGCTGCTGCGGACCGGGCTCCGAGCCGTTCCGGCCGACCGGTTGTGGGTCAACCCGGACTGCGGACTGAAGACCCGCGGCTGGCCGGAAGTGCGGTCCGCGCTGGCCCATCTGGTCGCGGCCGCCCGAGGCGTGCGCGAGGAGGTGACTCCGAGGCCGTCCGGCGTGTCGCTCGCCACAGCCGAAGAGCGTTGA
- a CDS encoding DCC1-like thiol-disulfide oxidoreductase family protein: MTVPTTSQAARPVRGLTVLYDPHCRLCRAVREWLGRQRQLVPLAFVAAGSAAAYERFPGLDHAATLSEITVIGDGGQIFAGDAAWIACLWALAKHRGLAYRLATPAGRPLARAAVLVAAKLRASLTDAGPGGDCADGTCAVAAPRPDGGRREHGRAARAPNGAHRW, encoded by the coding sequence GTGACGGTGCCGACGACCTCGCAGGCCGCGCGTCCGGTGCGCGGCCTCACCGTGCTGTACGACCCGCACTGCCGGCTGTGCCGGGCGGTGCGCGAATGGCTGGGCCGCCAGCGGCAGCTGGTCCCGCTGGCGTTCGTCGCCGCCGGCTCGGCCGCCGCCTACGAACGGTTCCCCGGCCTGGACCACGCAGCGACGCTCAGCGAGATCACGGTGATCGGCGACGGCGGCCAGATTTTCGCCGGCGACGCGGCTTGGATAGCGTGCCTGTGGGCGCTGGCCAAGCACCGCGGCCTCGCCTACCGCCTCGCCACCCCGGCCGGCCGGCCCCTGGCCCGCGCCGCGGTGCTGGTGGCGGCGAAGCTGCGCGCGTCGCTGACGGACGCCGGGCCCGGCGGCGACTGCGCCGACGGGACCTGTGCCGTCGCGGCGCCGCGACCGGATGGAGGACGACGAGAGCATGGCCGAGCCGCGCGAGCCCCAAACGGGGCGCACCGATGGTGA
- the meaB gene encoding methylmalonyl Co-A mutase-associated GTPase MeaB — protein sequence MAPRDPRYFVEGVRSGSRAVIARTITLLESTRADHRVLAQEVLTALLPFSGGAVRVGVTGVPGVGKSTFIDALGTLLTGRGHRVAVLAVDPSSTRTGGSILGDKTRMERLAADPAAFIRPSPTSGTLGGVAKATRESIVVMEAAGYDVVLVETVGVGQSETAVAAMVDTFVLLTLARTGDQLQGIKKGVLELADLIAVNKADGPHERDARAAARELAGALRLLRTGDSAADAAWNPPVLTCSALEDSGLAELWEEIGRHRRILEAAGELAARRRDQQVAWVWSMVEDRLLTRLREDPGIRKLAPMVEERVRAGAMTATNAAEEILGAFDRSVLEG from the coding sequence GTGGCACCTCGGGATCCGCGGTACTTCGTGGAGGGAGTGCGGTCGGGGTCCCGGGCGGTGATCGCGCGGACGATCACGCTGCTGGAGTCGACGCGCGCCGATCACCGGGTCCTGGCTCAGGAGGTGCTGACCGCGCTGCTGCCGTTCTCGGGCGGCGCGGTGCGGGTCGGCGTGACCGGCGTTCCGGGAGTGGGCAAGTCGACGTTCATCGACGCGCTCGGGACGTTGCTGACGGGGCGGGGACACCGGGTCGCGGTGCTGGCCGTGGACCCGTCTTCGACCCGGACCGGGGGCTCGATCCTGGGCGACAAGACGCGGATGGAGCGGCTCGCCGCCGATCCGGCCGCGTTCATCCGGCCGTCGCCGACGTCCGGGACACTCGGCGGCGTCGCGAAGGCCACGCGCGAGAGCATCGTGGTGATGGAGGCGGCCGGGTACGACGTGGTGCTGGTGGAGACGGTCGGGGTCGGGCAGTCGGAGACGGCGGTCGCGGCGATGGTGGACACGTTCGTGCTGCTGACGCTGGCGCGTACCGGCGACCAGCTCCAGGGGATCAAGAAGGGCGTGCTGGAGCTCGCCGACCTGATCGCGGTGAACAAGGCCGACGGCCCGCACGAACGCGATGCGCGCGCCGCCGCCCGGGAACTGGCCGGGGCGCTGCGGTTGCTGCGTACCGGCGATTCGGCTGCGGACGCGGCGTGGAATCCGCCGGTGCTGACGTGCAGCGCGCTGGAGGACAGCGGGCTGGCGGAGCTGTGGGAGGAGATCGGGCGGCACCGCCGGATCCTGGAGGCGGCCGGGGAGTTGGCGGCGCGGCGGCGGGATCAGCAGGTGGCCTGGGTGTGGAGCATGGTCGAGGACCGGTTGCTAACGCGGTTGCGGGAGGATCCGGGGATTCGGAAGCTTGCGCCGATGGTGGAGGAGCGGGTGCGGGCCGGGGCGATGACGGCTACGAACGCGGCGGAGGAGATCCTGGGGGCTTTTGATCGGTCGGTGCTCGAGGGCTGA
- the scpA gene encoding methylmalonyl-CoA mutase, which yields MIPDFSEVDFEDPAAAPAAAASEADWRAAWREETGKDVEEALWETPEGITVKPLYTAADLDGLDFLDTYPGIAPYLRGPYPTMYVNQPWTVRQYAGFSTAEESNAFYRRNLAAGQKGLSVAFDLATHRGYDSDHPRVTGDVGMAGVAIDSIYDMRQLFDGIPLDKMSVSMTMNGAVLPILALYIVAAEEQGVAPEQLAGTIQNDILKEFMVRNTYIYPPQPSMRIISDIFAYTSQRMPRYNSISISGYHIQEAGATADLELAYTLADGVEYLRAGLDAGLDVDAFAPRLSFFWAIGMNFFMEVAKLRAARLLWARLVKDFDPKSAKSLSLRAHCQTSGWSLTAQDVFNNVTRTCVEAMAATQGHTQSLHTNALDEALALPTDFSARIARNTQLLLQQESGTCRVIDPWGGSAYVERLTHDLAERAWQHIQEVEAAGGMTAAIDAGIPKLRVEEAAARTQARIDSGRQPVIGVNKYRVSGGDEIDVLKIDNAQVRAQQVEKLRRLRAERDEAACQDALRALTASARAGAQRDGSLEGNLLALAVDAARAKATVGEISEALEQVYGRHSGQIRTISGVYRDEAGAGGPVAETRALVDAFAEAEGRRPRILVAKMGQDGHDRGQKVIATAFADLGFDVDVGPLFQTPAEVARQAVEADVHIVGVSSLAAGHLTLVPALRAELAAAGREDIVIVVGGVIPPQDFEALYAAGAAAVFPPGTVIPDAARDLVRELARTLGHEL from the coding sequence ATGATTCCCGACTTCTCCGAGGTGGACTTCGAGGACCCGGCCGCCGCCCCGGCGGCTGCGGCCTCCGAGGCGGACTGGCGCGCGGCCTGGCGCGAGGAGACCGGCAAGGATGTCGAGGAGGCGTTGTGGGAGACGCCTGAGGGCATCACGGTCAAGCCGCTGTACACGGCCGCCGACCTGGACGGGCTCGACTTCCTGGACACGTATCCCGGGATCGCGCCGTATCTGCGCGGGCCGTATCCGACGATGTACGTGAACCAGCCGTGGACGGTCCGGCAATACGCGGGCTTCTCGACGGCCGAGGAGTCCAACGCGTTCTACCGGCGCAACCTCGCGGCCGGGCAGAAGGGCCTGTCGGTCGCCTTCGACCTGGCCACGCACCGCGGCTATGACAGCGATCACCCGCGGGTCACCGGCGACGTGGGGATGGCCGGCGTCGCGATCGACTCGATCTACGACATGCGGCAGCTGTTCGACGGGATCCCGCTGGACAAGATGTCGGTGTCGATGACGATGAACGGCGCGGTGCTGCCGATCCTCGCGCTGTACATCGTCGCCGCCGAGGAGCAGGGGGTCGCGCCGGAGCAGCTGGCCGGGACCATCCAGAACGACATCCTCAAAGAGTTCATGGTCCGCAACACCTATATCTATCCGCCGCAGCCGTCGATGCGGATCATCTCCGACATCTTCGCGTACACCTCGCAGCGGATGCCCCGGTACAACTCGATCTCCATCTCCGGGTACCACATCCAGGAGGCCGGGGCCACGGCCGACCTGGAGTTGGCGTACACGCTGGCCGACGGCGTCGAGTATCTGCGGGCCGGTTTGGACGCGGGGCTGGATGTCGACGCGTTCGCGCCGCGGCTGTCGTTCTTCTGGGCGATCGGCATGAACTTCTTCATGGAGGTCGCGAAGCTGCGGGCGGCGCGGTTGCTGTGGGCCAGGCTGGTCAAGGACTTCGACCCGAAGAGCGCCAAGTCGTTGTCGCTGCGCGCGCACTGCCAGACCTCGGGATGGTCGCTGACCGCGCAGGACGTGTTCAACAACGTGACCCGCACATGTGTCGAGGCGATGGCTGCCACGCAGGGCCACACGCAGTCGCTGCACACGAACGCGCTCGACGAGGCGCTGGCGCTGCCGACGGACTTCTCCGCGCGGATCGCCCGGAACACGCAGCTGCTGCTGCAGCAGGAGTCGGGGACGTGCCGCGTCATCGATCCGTGGGGCGGCAGCGCGTACGTCGAGCGGCTGACGCACGACCTCGCGGAGCGCGCGTGGCAGCACATCCAGGAGGTCGAGGCGGCCGGCGGGATGACGGCGGCGATCGATGCCGGGATCCCGAAGCTGCGAGTCGAGGAGGCGGCGGCGCGGACGCAGGCGCGGATCGACTCCGGGCGGCAGCCGGTGATCGGCGTGAACAAGTACCGGGTGTCGGGCGGCGACGAGATCGACGTCCTGAAGATCGACAACGCGCAGGTGCGGGCGCAGCAGGTGGAGAAACTGCGGCGGCTGCGGGCCGAGCGGGACGAGGCGGCTTGCCAGGACGCGCTGCGCGCGCTGACCGCCTCGGCGCGCGCCGGGGCGCAGCGTGACGGATCGCTGGAGGGCAACCTGCTGGCGCTGGCGGTCGACGCGGCGCGGGCGAAGGCGACGGTGGGCGAGATCTCCGAGGCGCTGGAACAGGTTTACGGACGGCACTCCGGGCAGATCCGGACCATCTCAGGGGTCTACCGGGACGAGGCCGGGGCCGGCGGGCCGGTCGCCGAGACGCGGGCGCTGGTCGACGCCTTCGCCGAGGCCGAAGGCCGGCGTCCCCGGATCCTGGTGGCGAAGATGGGGCAGGACGGGCACGACCGGGGGCAGAAGGTGATCGCCACGGCGTTCGCCGACCTCGGCTTCGACGTGGACGTCGGCCCGCTGTTCCAGACGCCGGCGGAGGTGGCGCGGCAGGCGGTGGAGGCGGACGTGCACATCGTGGGCGTCTCTTCGCTGGCCGCCGGGCACCTCACGCTGGTGCCGGCGCTGCGCGCGGAGTTGGCGGCGGCGGGGCGGGAGGACATCGTCATCGTGGTCGGGGGTGTCATCCCGCCTCAGGACTTCGAGGCGCTGTACGCCGCTGGCGCGGCCGCGGTGTTCCCGCCGGGGACGGTGATCCCCGACGCCGCACGGGACCTGGTGCGGGAGTTGGCCCGGACGCTCGGGCACGAGCTGTGA
- a CDS encoding IclR family transcriptional regulator, whose product MAEQDGQAPPAPGDRNQSSSLRRALAVLGYVREHAGSGRGVPLGKLAEDLGLNKSTVLRLTGPLLEEHLLDRDRETGWFRLGHGALRLGQAYLSTLDLRGIAVDHLRKLQREVGETVHLTVWECPDIVYVDKVENETNVRMASRVGSRAPAYCTASGKAMLAWLPEETVQEVVAAGMRPITAWTLSDESQLRADLARIRARGYSIDDRENEPEVRCVAAPIFDHTGEVAAALSVSGLTSRMTVARVRTLGSVVAQVGQRISRELGADVGGTSTA is encoded by the coding sequence ATGGCGGAACAAGACGGCCAAGCCCCGCCGGCTCCAGGAGACCGCAACCAGTCGTCGTCGCTGCGGCGCGCGCTGGCGGTCCTCGGATACGTCCGCGAACACGCCGGCAGCGGCCGCGGCGTCCCCCTCGGCAAGCTGGCCGAAGACCTCGGACTGAACAAGAGCACCGTGCTGCGCCTGACCGGCCCCCTGCTCGAAGAACACCTGCTGGACCGCGACCGCGAGACCGGCTGGTTCCGCCTCGGCCACGGCGCCCTCCGCCTCGGCCAGGCCTACCTGTCCACGCTGGACCTGCGCGGCATCGCCGTGGACCACCTCCGCAAGCTCCAGCGCGAGGTGGGGGAGACCGTGCACCTGACGGTCTGGGAGTGCCCTGACATCGTCTACGTCGACAAGGTCGAGAACGAGACCAACGTCCGCATGGCGTCCCGAGTCGGCAGCCGCGCCCCGGCCTACTGCACGGCCAGCGGAAAGGCGATGCTCGCGTGGCTCCCGGAGGAGACGGTCCAGGAAGTGGTCGCCGCCGGGATGCGCCCGATCACCGCCTGGACCCTCTCCGACGAGTCCCAACTCCGCGCGGACCTGGCCCGCATCCGCGCCCGCGGCTACTCCATCGACGACCGCGAGAACGAGCCGGAGGTCCGGTGCGTGGCCGCGCCGATCTTCGACCACACCGGCGAGGTCGCCGCGGCCCTGTCGGTCTCCGGCCTGACGTCGCGGATGACGGTGGCCCGGGTGCGCACGCTGGGGTCGGTGGTCGCGCAGGTCGGCCAGCGGATATCCCGGGAGCTCGGCGCGGACGTGGGAGGGACGTCGACGGCATGA